From the Paraburkholderia sp. PREW-6R genome, one window contains:
- a CDS encoding Rieske 2Fe-2S domain-containing protein yields the protein MSAADETADLSAAGVRVCASAELVDGGAGVRHAARLGGDDVVVFFVRYDGRAYGYLNRCAHVPMELDWAEGQFFESSGLYLMCATHGAIYAPDTGKCVGGPCRGGKLRPVQVEERDTPEGRAVFWLPDDQLRPAV from the coding sequence ATGAGCGCGGCCGATGAAACGGCAGACCTGTCCGCCGCGGGCGTGCGCGTCTGCGCGTCGGCGGAACTGGTGGATGGCGGTGCGGGTGTTCGCCACGCCGCCAGGCTGGGTGGCGACGACGTGGTGGTGTTTTTCGTGCGGTACGACGGTCGTGCGTACGGCTACCTGAACCGCTGCGCGCACGTGCCCATGGAGCTTGACTGGGCCGAAGGGCAGTTCTTCGAATCGTCCGGTTTATACTTGATGTGCGCGACCCACGGGGCAATCTATGCGCCCGATACCGGCAAATGTGTCGGCGGTCCTTGTCGTGGCGGCAAGTTGCGTCCTGTCCAGGTAGAGGAGCGCGACACGCCGGAAGGTCGCGCAGTGTTCTGGCTGCCTGATGACCAGTTACGGCCGGCCGTCTGA
- a CDS encoding HAD-IA family hydrolase produces MAREQFDLIVFDWDGTLMDSTAHITRSIQAACRDLGLPVPADEAASYVIGLGLRDALQIAAPTLDPSDYPRLAERYRFHYLVKDQTTELFAGVREMLQDLRDQGYLLAVATGKSRVGLNRALDQVRLTSLFDGTRCADETFSKPHPAMLHELTRELGQDNARTVMVGDTTHDLQMAINAGVAGIGVTYGAHPANSLAALSPRFVANSVSALAGWLRENA; encoded by the coding sequence ATGGCTAGAGAGCAATTTGACCTGATTGTCTTCGACTGGGACGGCACGCTGATGGATTCGACCGCGCACATCACGCGCAGCATTCAGGCGGCCTGTCGCGATCTCGGCCTGCCGGTGCCCGCCGACGAGGCCGCGAGTTACGTTATCGGCCTCGGTCTGCGCGACGCGCTCCAGATTGCCGCGCCTACGCTCGACCCGTCCGATTATCCGCGCCTCGCCGAGCGTTATCGTTTCCATTATCTCGTCAAGGACCAGACCACGGAACTGTTCGCCGGCGTGCGCGAGATGCTTCAGGACCTGCGCGACCAAGGTTATCTGCTGGCGGTGGCCACTGGCAAAAGCCGCGTCGGCCTGAACCGTGCGCTCGACCAGGTGCGCCTGACCAGCCTGTTCGACGGCACGCGATGCGCGGACGAGACCTTCTCCAAGCCGCATCCCGCCATGCTTCACGAACTCACGCGTGAATTGGGGCAGGATAACGCGCGCACGGTGATGGTCGGCGACACCACACATGATCTGCAGATGGCGATCAACGCGGGCGTTGCGGGCATCGGCGTCACGTACGGCGCGCACCCTGCGAATTCGCTCGCCGCGTTGTCGCCCAGATTCGTGGCTAACAGCGTGAGCGCGCTGGCCGGCTGGCTGAGAGAGAACGCATGA
- a CDS encoding RluA family pseudouridine synthase — MKELGKISQKSVASDQVSLIEIDDSAAGQRIDNFLLRVCKGVPKSHIYRILRSGEVRVNKGRIDAQYRLELGDLVRVPPIRVAQPNEQIAQTAIPSANFRIIFEDEHLLVIDKPAGVAVHGGSGVAFGVIEQMREARPQAKFLELVHRLDRETSGILMLAKKRSALVDLHEQIRENKMDKRYYACVHGEWASDWGRRRAVKEPLHKYLTADGERRVRVQADGLASHTIFNLIDRWPGYALLEAELKTGRTHQIRVHLQHLELPIVGDAKYGDFALNKELARANAKPGLKRMFLHAYRLKLAHPATGATLQFEAPLPAECRSFVAQLNELRNGSHPETSTHG; from the coding sequence ATGAAAGAGTTAGGCAAAATATCCCAGAAATCGGTCGCAAGCGACCAGGTGTCATTGATCGAGATCGACGACAGCGCGGCCGGACAGCGCATCGACAACTTCCTGTTGCGCGTGTGTAAAGGGGTGCCAAAGAGCCATATCTATCGCATCCTGCGCAGCGGTGAGGTGCGGGTGAACAAGGGCCGGATCGATGCGCAATACCGGCTCGAACTTGGCGATCTCGTGCGCGTGCCGCCCATCCGCGTCGCGCAGCCAAACGAGCAGATTGCCCAGACGGCCATTCCCAGCGCAAATTTCAGGATCATTTTCGAAGACGAGCATCTGCTCGTGATCGACAAACCTGCCGGCGTGGCGGTGCACGGCGGCAGCGGCGTAGCATTCGGCGTGATCGAGCAGATGCGCGAGGCGCGTCCCCAGGCGAAATTTCTTGAGCTCGTTCACCGGCTGGACCGCGAAACGTCCGGCATTCTGATGCTTGCGAAAAAACGCTCGGCGCTCGTCGACCTGCACGAGCAGATTCGCGAGAACAAGATGGATAAGCGCTACTATGCTTGCGTCCACGGTGAATGGGCGAGCGATTGGGGCCGCCGCCGCGCGGTCAAGGAGCCGCTGCACAAGTACCTCACCGCCGACGGCGAGCGCCGCGTGCGCGTGCAGGCGGACGGTCTCGCGTCGCACACGATCTTCAATCTGATCGACAGGTGGCCCGGCTATGCGCTGCTCGAGGCGGAACTGAAGACCGGTCGCACGCATCAGATCCGGGTCCATTTGCAGCATCTGGAATTGCCGATTGTCGGCGACGCCAAATACGGCGACTTCGCGCTGAACAAGGAACTGGCGCGCGCGAATGCAAAGCCGGGCCTCAAACGCATGTTTTTGCACGCGTACCGGCTCAAGCTGGCGCACCCGGCAACCGGCGCGACGCTGCAGTTCGAAGCGCCGCTGCCGGCCGAGTGCCGCAGCTTCGTCGCGCAGCTCAACGAACTACGAAATGGGTCACACCCGGAGACGTCCACGCATGGCTAG
- a CDS encoding Rne/Rng family ribonuclease, protein MKRMLFNATQQEELRVAIVDGQKLIDIDIETAGREQRKGNIYKGIITRIEPSLEACFVNYGEDRHGFLPFKEVARQYFRDGVDMRSARIQDALKEGQELIVQVEKEERGNKGAALTTFISLAGRYLVLMPNNPRGGGVSRRIEGDDRQELRETMAQLQLPEGMSIIARTAGIGRSAEELQWDLNYLMQLWRAIEAASQSGSSGQPMLIYLESSLVIRAIRDYFQPDIGEILIDTTEIHDQARAFMDIVMPDNVSKVKRYHDDVPLFSRFQIEHQIETAYSRTVPLPSGGAIVIDHTEALVAIDVNSARATKGADIEETAARTNLEAADEVARQLRLRDLGGLIVIDFIDMESAKSQREVEQRLKDALKHDRARVQMGKISRFGLMELSRQRLRPALSEGSHVTCPRCNGTGHIRDTESSALQVLRIIQEEAMKENTAAIHCQVPVEVTAFLLNEKRSEINKIESRFKVNVVLVPNKHLDTPHYKLERLRHDDARLDDPRASWKMAEEAARELESETGYSKRTEEVKPKQEAAVKGITPEKPAPSAPVRPVATPAPVAVTPASGGFIGWLKNLFGMQPAAPAPVVPAAPEKQVRPQRAERTERGERTGERGGERGGDRNRNRRNGAGGRDAAGRAEGTGAGRQAQGQGQQPSQRREEREPREGREGREAREGREPREAREPRQNREQREPREAREGREPREAREGREPREAREPREGRDTRGERTEAVEGAPRAERGERPERGERRERGERGERRKQPADATDALTQGDAQAADELAQNQTALGENEVPGDQEAVAREGEERRRRRRGRRGGRREREEDVNGNLAADVAEAEGDSVNVTDDVPVRTVHQPVERQPETTEATEALDVKPVEVVVAAVATETAVVTELHAATETPALAVEKAAKAEAIVPVEHTEQAHAAPAGVEPVEQAPVAQVPATPFDAAQAAPAASETVSLVEPVARVDEAAQAAVHAPVETPVAPAAPVADAPAAPAPAPVEAPAPSAAVEVTAAETAPQAEIVEPEPVVTTAAPEVEPAIESAAPLAATRVATPAATPAAAPAEGAAAAPAASEPAPAAIASQTSRHGGVSAEALKPVLEQAGLVWVNTDADKLRAAQEAAAQTVKPARVVRERKPLPPVDAAPMQQVETGKHPQ, encoded by the coding sequence ATGAAACGAATGTTGTTCAACGCGACGCAGCAGGAAGAGCTGCGCGTTGCCATCGTCGATGGGCAAAAACTCATCGATATCGACATCGAAACCGCCGGGCGCGAACAGCGCAAAGGCAATATTTACAAGGGCATCATTACCCGCATCGAGCCGTCGCTCGAAGCGTGTTTCGTCAATTACGGCGAAGACCGCCACGGCTTCCTGCCGTTCAAGGAAGTCGCCCGCCAGTATTTCCGTGACGGCGTCGACATGCGCTCCGCACGCATCCAGGACGCCCTCAAGGAAGGCCAGGAACTGATCGTTCAGGTCGAAAAGGAAGAGCGCGGCAACAAGGGCGCGGCGCTCACCACCTTCATTTCGCTCGCCGGCCGGTATCTCGTTCTGATGCCGAACAATCCGCGCGGCGGCGGCGTGTCGCGCAGGATCGAAGGCGACGACCGCCAGGAACTGCGCGAAACCATGGCGCAGCTGCAACTGCCGGAAGGCATGAGCATCATCGCGCGTACGGCCGGTATCGGCCGCTCCGCCGAAGAACTGCAGTGGGACCTGAACTACCTGATGCAGCTGTGGCGCGCGATCGAAGCCGCGTCGCAAAGCGGCTCGTCCGGTCAGCCCATGCTGATCTATCTCGAATCGAGCCTCGTCATCCGCGCGATTCGCGACTATTTCCAGCCGGACATCGGCGAAATCCTGATCGACACCACCGAAATCCATGACCAGGCACGCGCCTTCATGGATATCGTGATGCCGGACAATGTCAGCAAGGTGAAGCGGTATCACGACGACGTACCGCTCTTCTCGCGTTTCCAGATCGAACACCAGATCGAAACCGCATACTCGCGCACGGTGCCGCTGCCCTCGGGCGGCGCCATCGTGATCGACCACACGGAAGCGCTGGTCGCAATCGACGTGAACTCGGCGCGCGCCACCAAGGGCGCCGACATCGAGGAAACGGCCGCGCGCACCAACCTCGAAGCCGCCGATGAAGTCGCCCGCCAGTTGCGCTTGCGCGACCTGGGCGGCCTGATCGTGATCGACTTCATCGACATGGAATCGGCCAAGAGTCAGCGCGAAGTCGAGCAACGCCTGAAAGACGCGCTCAAGCACGACCGCGCGCGCGTCCAGATGGGCAAGATCTCGCGCTTCGGCCTGATGGAGCTGTCGCGTCAGCGTCTGCGTCCGGCGCTGTCGGAAGGCAGCCACGTGACATGCCCGCGTTGTAACGGCACGGGTCATATCCGCGACACCGAATCGTCCGCGTTGCAAGTGCTGCGGATCATTCAGGAAGAAGCGATGAAGGAAAACACCGCGGCGATCCATTGCCAGGTGCCGGTCGAAGTGACCGCCTTCCTTCTGAACGAAAAGCGTTCGGAAATCAACAAGATCGAATCGCGTTTCAAGGTCAACGTCGTGCTGGTGCCGAACAAGCACCTGGACACGCCGCATTACAAGCTGGAGCGTCTGCGTCATGACGACGCCCGCCTCGACGACCCGCGCGCGTCCTGGAAAATGGCCGAAGAAGCGGCCCGCGAACTGGAATCGGAAACCGGTTACAGCAAGCGCACCGAAGAAGTGAAACCGAAACAGGAAGCAGCGGTCAAGGGCATCACGCCGGAAAAGCCGGCGCCCAGCGCACCGGTTCGTCCGGTGGCAACGCCCGCTCCGGTGGCGGTCACGCCTGCAAGCGGCGGATTCATCGGCTGGCTGAAAAATCTGTTCGGCATGCAGCCGGCCGCCCCTGCACCGGTCGTGCCGGCCGCGCCCGAGAAGCAGGTACGTCCGCAGCGTGCCGAGCGCACGGAGCGCGGTGAGCGCACCGGCGAGCGTGGCGGTGAGCGTGGCGGTGATCGCAACCGCAACCGCCGTAACGGCGCGGGCGGACGCGATGCCGCCGGTCGCGCGGAAGGCACGGGCGCCGGCCGTCAGGCTCAGGGTCAGGGCCAGCAGCCGTCCCAGCGTCGCGAGGAACGCGAGCCGCGTGAGGGCCGCGAGGGTCGTGAAGCACGTGAAGGTCGCGAACCGCGCGAGGCACGTGAGCCGCGTCAGAACCGTGAGCAGCGCGAACCGCGTGAGGCCCGCGAAGGGCGCGAACCGCGTGAGGCCCGCGAAGGGCGCGAACCGCGTGAGGCTCGTGAGCCACGCGAGGGTCGTGACACCCGTGGCGAGCGTACCGAAGCGGTCGAAGGTGCACCGCGCGCCGAGCGTGGCGAGCGCCCGGAACGCGGCGAGCGCCGTGAACGCGGCGAGCGTGGCGAGCGCCGCAAGCAGCCGGCCGACGCAACGGATGCGCTGACGCAAGGCGACGCACAAGCCGCGGACGAACTGGCGCAAAACCAGACCGCACTCGGCGAGAACGAGGTACCCGGCGATCAGGAAGCCGTGGCGCGTGAAGGCGAAGAGCGTCGTCGTCGCCGTCGCGGCCGTCGTGGCGGTCGTCGCGAGCGTGAAGAAGACGTGAACGGCAATCTGGCCGCGGATGTCGCAGAAGCCGAAGGCGACAGCGTGAATGTGACGGACGACGTCCCGGTTCGCACGGTCCATCAGCCGGTCGAGCGCCAGCCGGAAACCACTGAAGCGACTGAAGCGCTTGACGTGAAGCCGGTCGAAGTGGTGGTCGCCGCTGTCGCAACCGAGACCGCCGTGGTCACCGAACTGCACGCCGCAACTGAAACGCCGGCACTGGCCGTCGAAAAGGCCGCGAAGGCTGAGGCGATCGTGCCGGTCGAGCACACGGAGCAGGCACACGCGGCTCCGGCTGGCGTCGAACCCGTCGAGCAGGCACCGGTTGCGCAAGTCCCGGCCACGCCGTTCGATGCGGCACAGGCCGCGCCGGCGGCAAGCGAGACGGTTTCGCTGGTCGAGCCGGTCGCCCGGGTTGACGAAGCTGCGCAAGCTGCGGTGCATGCACCGGTGGAAACGCCGGTCGCGCCTGCTGCCCCGGTCGCCGACGCGCCGGCTGCCCCGGCACCCGCACCGGTCGAAGCCCCGGCTCCGTCCGCTGCGGTGGAAGTAACGGCTGCCGAGACCGCACCGCAAGCTGAGATCGTCGAACCGGAACCGGTCGTCACCACTGCCGCGCCTGAAGTGGAGCCGGCAATCGAGTCGGCGGCTCCGCTGGCAGCGACGCGTGTAGCGACGCCTGCCGCGACGCCTGCAGCAGCGCCCGCCGAAGGGGCTGCCGCTGCACCGGCAGCCAGCGAACCGGCACCGGCCGCAATCGCCTCGCAAACGTCGCGTCATGGCGGCGTATCGGCGGAGGCACTGAAGCCAGTGCTGGAACAGGCGGGTCTTGTCTGGGTCAACACGGACGCTGACAAGCTCCGCGCCGCGCAGGAAGCGGCAGCACAGACGGTCAAGCCGGCTCGTGTGGTTCGCGAACGCAAGCCGCTGCCGCCAGTCGACGCCGCACCGATGCAACAGGTCGAAACCGGCAAGCACCCTCAGTAA